CTCAGCACGATTGTTGCCCCCAAGGGCAAGGGCACCACGGTCAAGGTGTTCGGCTGGTATGACAACGAATGGGGCTATAGCTGCCGCACCGCAGACCTGGCCGCCAAGATTGCGACCTATCTGTGATTGATTCCCGATCGCGGAATGCGAGTTTCGTGATCGGCGATTGGTTTTCCAACAAGGACATCGCCTCCATGGGCGGCCATTTGGCCCGGTCGTGCGGGGGGATGTCCTTTTTGTCTCTTGATGCGGAGTTCTCCCCATGCCCAAGAAATCGCTTGCGAATCTGACCGACCTGGCTGGCAAGAAGGTCGTGATCCGCGTGGACTTCAACGTCCCGCAAGATAAAGACGGCACCATCACCAACGATCGCCGCATCCGCGGGGCGCTGCCCACCATTCAATATGTGCTGGAAAAGGGTGGCTCGGCCATTCTCATCAGCCACTTGGGCCGACCGACCGGCGATGCCGAAGCGGATAAGCCGTTCCGCATGGACCGTGTCGCCACCCGACTCGGCGAATTGCTCGGCAAGCCCGTCCAAAAGAGCGACGAAGTCGTTGGACCGATTTCCGCCGAAAAAGTGGCGGCCCTCAAGCCCGGCGAAGTGCTGCTGCTGGAAAATGTCCGCTTCCACCCGGACGAGCAAAACAAGAAACACGATGGCACCTTCGCCAAGACGCTCGCCAGCTACGGCGATGTGTATGTCAACGATGCCTTTGGCACCTGCCATCGCAAAGACGTGTCGATGCTCGCCCTGCCCGAAGCGATGAAGGGCAAGCCGCGCGTGGTCGGTTTCCTGGTCGCCAAGGAACTTGACATTCTCGCCAACTTGCTCGGCACGCCGAAGCGACCCATGGTCGGGCTGCTGGGCGGCGGCAAAGTCTCGGACAAGATCGGCTTCATCAAGGCGATGCTCGCCCGAGTCGATCAAGTGCTCGTCGGCGGTGCGATGACCTACACCTTCCTGAAGGCCCAAGGCATCGAAATCGGTTCCTCGCGCTGCGAAGCCGATAAACTGGATCTCGCTCGGGAATTGCTCGAACTGGGCAAGGGCAAGATTGTCCTGCCCGTCGATCACCTGATCGCCGATAAAGTGGCCGCCGATGCCACCACCGAAGTCAGCGATGGCCAAGTCCCCGCCGGCAAGTTCGGGCTGGACATCGGACCGAAGACGATCCAACTCTACAGCGACATCATCGCCAAAGCCGGTACCGTGGTGTGGAACGGGCCGATGGGTAAGTTTGAAGATGAGCCGTTCGCCAAGGGAACCAAGTCGATTGGCGAAGCGATGGCCGCCAACCAGAACGCCGTGACGGTGGTGGGTGGCGGGGAAACCGCCGAAGCCGTCGAACAGTTCGGCCTCGATAGCCAAATGACGCACGTTAGCACGGGCGGCGGCGCATTCTTGGAATACGTCGAAGGCACGCCGTTTGCCGCACTCGATCAGATCGACGATCAGTAATCGGTAATCGTGGATGAGTCGTTGGAATCCGACTTGGGCAGGGCCATGGCTCCGCCCAAGTCGCCTCCCCATTCTTGCATTGTAATGGCATCGGTTGGGCAAACCAAAGCACACGCCCCACAGCCGACGCACGCACGCGGTCGAGCCAGCCAGGGCATGCCACCCTTCATCGCCAGACAATCCGTGGGACAGATCGGCACACAATCCCCGCAGTCGGTACACCGCGCTTCTCGAAGCATGGGCAATTCCATCGCAATTCTCCGAGTTGGTGCGGTTGTTCGACCATGGGCGGATCGCTCGGGACGATGAGACGCCCGAGCGAATGCCCTGCGATCAGCGGCGGAAGGCTTTCCAAGGCCGACTGTTATCCGGCGATTTGTACGTCCAGACGGCTTTGCCGTTGCGGTCGATTTCTTGCACTTCCATGGAAATCATCGACGACACGAGCGTGTTGCCATTCGGAAGCCGTTGCACGGAGTTCGGCGAATTGACGTTTGCTTCCCAGACTTTCTTCCCGGATTCCAGATCGAACTCCGCGACCATATTTTGCAGCGTCAGCAGCACGCGATTATTCGGTAGCAGTTGGATCGTGGAATAATAGTTGGGGCGACCATCCAGGGAGACACTCTTGGACACTTCCCCGGTCTTGTTCAGCCGTTGCAGTTGGCCGGTATTGGTGACCACGATGTATTCGCCGTTGCGGGCTTTGGCGGCGGCCACAATATCATGCTGCGGCCGCTGGATGGTGACCAGTTGTTTTTCCCGGTCGCGGTCCAGTTCGATGATCTGATTGCGAGCGGCGATGAACAGCGTTCCGTTGGGCATCACCTGCAGCGCCACGGGCATGAAGACTTGTTTTTCCCAGAGGATCTTCCCCTTCAGATCCCGCAGACTGACGAAGTGGCGATTGTGCTCGGCGACGAGGATTCGGTCGCGGCCGACCATTTGCGCAGCGATGGGGAATTTGAGGTCGTCAATTCGCCATTTTTCTTTCTTATCCGGGCCAAGTTCGACGATGTGCCCCTGCGAATTATTGGTATCCATCGACAAGATCATCGTCAGACCGAGCATGCCCGGCTGTTCCTTCAACTTGGCCAGGTTGACGGTCGAGCTGTTGGCCTTCCACCATTCCGCCCAGGCGTCTCGGGCCTTGCGTTTGGAATCTTCCGTGGAATCGATGCTGACTTTCGGCCCCTTCTCACCGGCCAGTTGCAGCAAAATCTCTTCGATTCGCCAGGTGTGTTCCTGGGGCAACTCGCCGAGCAAATTGATCATCTGCGGCATGGCGGTTGGTTCTTGAGCGCCGGTGACCAACGCCAGGATGTAGCGGAGCCGAACCACGGGATTCTTTTCTTGATCGGCCCGTTGTTTGAGATTCACCAGCTTGGCCGTGACCGGTTGGGTGAGCAGGGCTTCTAAGGCGGCGTGCTGTCGTGCGGGGAGCGGATCGTCGAGCGCGGCCATCAGAACCGGATTCGGTTGCCCGTCAATCGTCGCCAGCGAGCCGAGCGTGGAGCGGAGATCTTCGGCCAGAAAATCATCGTCGGCATCCGGCAGATATTGCAGCAGCAACGGCGTGGCATCTCGCGGGGCGATGGCGGCGAAGCGGCGGGCGGCGGCGGCAATCACGCTGCCAGTGGGGATTGGCCCGAGGTTCACCAGAATGCGGGCCGCGCGACGGTTGATCTCTGGATCCGGCACTGATTCCGCCTGGCGGAGTTGTCCGGCCGTGACGAGGCCAATTTTTTCCAATGCCGCGGCGGCCAATTCCCGCTGATCGAACGATTCGTTCCCTAACTGTTGGATCAGCGATTGGATCTTGGCGCGATCGGCGTCGGGGACCATGCGTGCGCGAAAAAATTGCTCGAAGGCTTTTGGCTCTTCGGCGATTTTGGCTTCTTTGAGCAGGGCACGATCGGATTTCAGTTGCTCGGCAACGGGATCTTCGGACGGGGCAGCGGCGGCGGGGGCCGTTGGCTGTTGGGCGATCGCAGGCGAGAGGATTGCGAACGGGGACAAGCCCAAGCAGCTCAGCAGCAGGCCAGCGGCCCAACGGGGCGGTTTCCAGCCGGTGTGATACATCGGAAAATCCTCCACGGCAAAATCGCGTCTTAATTCTACTGTAAGCGAGAGACTCGCCGCGGGCAAGCAAGCTCGGCCAGATCCGAGCTGGACTTGACGGAATTCTCGTTCTCGGTATTTACCCCCATCCGCACAAGCTCGTGGAACGGTGATCGATGGGAGTTACTCTCGGTCGATCCGGGAAGGGGTGACCCGTGGCAGGGCGACGCATGCAAGTCGGTATGAAACTCCTGCTGGGCGTGCTGATGGGGTTGTTGGTCGGGACCGTCAGGGCCGACGAGCCTTATCGGCGGCCGCAGCAAGGCTCGATCGGCAATTGGCCCATGGTGGTGCAGGCCGATTCGATTGCCAGTTGGACTAGCGGTCCGTGGCGCATCTTGGCGTTGGACGGCAACGTCTTCATTGAACAAAATCTGACCCGATTGCATGCGCCGCGAGCGCTGCTTTGGATTGATGCCAAAGCGGCTCAGACGACCAAAGTCACGCGGGCAGTTTTGGTGGCAGATGGGGGCGTTCGCCTGGAAGATGGTTCGGAACGGCAACAGCCGGAGAAAGCCGTGGTGGAATTGGCCACCCGCGGCGATGTCCGGGTGAAGTCGAAATCCGGCATCGATTCACGCTCGATGGAACAAACGAATTTCTATCGGCAATCGGTGGGGTATCTTCGCGGGACGCAGCTTCAGCCCACGACCAATTCGCCGCAAGAGCCGGGGAAATTGGCACTTCCGGCGGATATTCCCAGCGTGGCGGGTGCAACTGGGCTGGTGACCGCCAACATGGCGACTCCTGCGGTGACGGATAAGGTCACGCCGCAGCCGATTCAGCCCGCGTCGCTGTTGCAACCGCTCACACCACAACCACCCAATAGTGCCCCGCCACTGGATCCAGTTCCGGGTGGGGAAGCGGATCAACCGCCGGTGCCGCCGTTGAATGCGCCGCCGCCTGCGGTTCCGCCACCAGCCGCACAGCCGCCTGCATCGCCGTTTTTGCCCAGTCCCAATGGGACCATTCCGCCTGTGCCGGGCTCCGGAAGCAATCCAGGGAGCAATCCGGGAGGCACTCCGCCGGGTGGCATGGGGCCGTTCTCCGGGCAGCCCCCGCGAGTGGGCCCGACGCCGCTACCGGGGTTGGTGCCATCGCCGACGCCGAACCCGCGAGAAGTGCCGCTGTTGCCCGGCGATGCTCCGCCACCGGCACGCCCCGATCCACGGCAACTGGCCATTCCGTTGCCCAGCGATGCGATTTCGCGCATTCTACAAATCGCCCCGCGATTCGGAGTGCCGTATAACCTGCAGTACATCACGCTCAGCGACAACCAACAGGCGTTGGTCGTTACCGGCGGGATCATTCTGACTGCGCGATTCCCGAATAACAAAGGGATGATCGACATCGAAGCCGATCGGCTGGTGGTGTGGACGCGTGGCAACTCGCAGGAATTCTTTGAGGATATGCGGTCTGGTCGCAGTCAGAATAATGATCGCGAAGTGGAATTGTACCTGACCGGGAATGTCGAAATTCGCTACGGCGATGGTCCGGATCGGCGAGTGCTGCGCGCCAAGCAAGTGTATTATGATGTGAACAAGAATAAAGCCATTGCCGTCGATGGCGATCTGGAAATGTTCGCGCCGCAGGTGCCGTATCCGGCCCATGTGCGGGCCAGCGAAATCTGGCAATTGTCGCCGGAAGAATTCCAGGTGTATGACGCCGAGTTCTCTTCGTCGCAGTTGCCATCTGATCCCGCATTGACGCTGACGATGGACCGCGCGACGATCCAAGAACGCAAGGCCGAGCGGTTTTTCCTGGGGCGATTGTTCGCCGAGGATGATTCCGAAGAGACCGAGCGCATCTACACCGGTCGGCACATGTTCACGCGGATGCTGGGGGTACCATTTTTCTATCTGCCGTATGTGCGTGGAAATGTGGAAGATCCATTGGGGCCGCTGAACAATATCGCGTTCCGACAGGATCAAATCTTTGGCACGCAATTCCTGACCACCTGGGATGTGTACCAACTGTTTGGCCTGCGAGCGCCGCAGGGGCACAAATGGAATCTGTACGGGGATTATCTCAGCGAACGCGGACCTGCGATTGGCACCGGGTACGACTACAACAGCAATGC
This DNA window, taken from Tuwongella immobilis, encodes the following:
- a CDS encoding ATP-binding protein, which produces MELPMLREARCTDCGDCVPICPTDCLAMKGGMPWLARPRACVGCGACALVCPTDAITMQEWGGDLGGAMALPKSDSNDSSTITDY
- a CDS encoding outer membrane protein assembly factor BamB family protein, with amino-acid sequence MYHTGWKPPRWAAGLLLSCLGLSPFAILSPAIAQQPTAPAAAAPSEDPVAEQLKSDRALLKEAKIAEEPKAFEQFFRARMVPDADRAKIQSLIQQLGNESFDQRELAAAALEKIGLVTAGQLRQAESVPDPEINRRAARILVNLGPIPTGSVIAAAARRFAAIAPRDATPLLLQYLPDADDDFLAEDLRSTLGSLATIDGQPNPVLMAALDDPLPARQHAALEALLTQPVTAKLVNLKQRADQEKNPVVRLRYILALVTGAQEPTAMPQMINLLGELPQEHTWRIEEILLQLAGEKGPKVSIDSTEDSKRKARDAWAEWWKANSSTVNLAKLKEQPGMLGLTMILSMDTNNSQGHIVELGPDKKEKWRIDDLKFPIAAQMVGRDRILVAEHNRHFVSLRDLKGKILWEKQVFMPVALQVMPNGTLFIAARNQIIELDRDREKQLVTIQRPQHDIVAAAKARNGEYIVVTNTGQLQRLNKTGEVSKSVSLDGRPNYYSTIQLLPNNRVLLTLQNMVAEFDLESGKKVWEANVNSPNSVQRLPNGNTLVSSMISMEVQEIDRNGKAVWTYKSPDNSRPWKAFRR
- the lptD gene encoding LPS assembly protein LptD; this translates as MAGRRMQVGMKLLLGVLMGLLVGTVRADEPYRRPQQGSIGNWPMVVQADSIASWTSGPWRILALDGNVFIEQNLTRLHAPRALLWIDAKAAQTTKVTRAVLVADGGVRLEDGSERQQPEKAVVELATRGDVRVKSKSGIDSRSMEQTNFYRQSVGYLRGTQLQPTTNSPQEPGKLALPADIPSVAGATGLVTANMATPAVTDKVTPQPIQPASLLQPLTPQPPNSAPPLDPVPGGEADQPPVPPLNAPPPAVPPPAAQPPASPFLPSPNGTIPPVPGSGSNPGSNPGGTPPGGMGPFSGQPPRVGPTPLPGLVPSPTPNPREVPLLPGDAPPPARPDPRQLAIPLPSDAISRILQIAPRFGVPYNLQYITLSDNQQALVVTGGIILTARFPNNKGMIDIEADRLVVWTRGNSQEFFEDMRSGRSQNNDREVELYLTGNVEIRYGDGPDRRVLRAKQVYYDVNKNKAIAVDGDLEMFAPQVPYPAHVRASEIWQLSPEEFQVYDAEFSSSQLPSDPALTLTMDRATIQERKAERFFLGRLFAEDDSEETERIYTGRHMFTRMLGVPFFYLPYVRGNVEDPLGPLNNIAFRQDQIFGTQFLTTWDVYQLFGLRAPQGHKWNLYGDYLSERGPAIGTGYDYNSNALFGFPYTTKGTIRGYYLYDEGQDQLGGARNTRSDAQPPDTRRGRFLWRHQQDLPSDFTYMGQYSYLSDKNFLESYNKFEFDTGPNQETFAYLKWQPGVVAGTLYANANQRDWVSETQWLPQVEAQGIGLSFFERLTYNVRGQIGHAESKIPAPDEPLPPLEPTEVAISSTRFNLNQELSMPFQAGPVKVVPYGVVDLAHYTQALDGSDQGRFYGGGGVRASMPLSRLYSGIESELFNVQGIYHKMELSGNYFASYTDVPFSELPQLDRLNDDATDQSIRDITNQQPSLLPGGAGLALQNDPWFNPQTYAIRRLVDSRVDTLDSLQVVQASLRQRFQTKRGYPGLEHTTDWIVFDISSSFFPNPTADNFGENVAFLEYRGIWNIGDRTGIRSEGWFDPFEFGTRYWNVGAHYNRTDNTSFSLTYRQFDPVNSKAVTALAEYSFSPKYAVSLSTTYDFGIALNLSNQLTFTRRGSDMLVRVGFSYNAIVQNFGFTFEVVPLLLGNSGFLTNGPATVSR
- a CDS encoding phosphoglycerate kinase, producing the protein MPKKSLANLTDLAGKKVVIRVDFNVPQDKDGTITNDRRIRGALPTIQYVLEKGGSAILISHLGRPTGDAEADKPFRMDRVATRLGELLGKPVQKSDEVVGPISAEKVAALKPGEVLLLENVRFHPDEQNKKHDGTFAKTLASYGDVYVNDAFGTCHRKDVSMLALPEAMKGKPRVVGFLVAKELDILANLLGTPKRPMVGLLGGGKVSDKIGFIKAMLARVDQVLVGGAMTYTFLKAQGIEIGSSRCEADKLDLARELLELGKGKIVLPVDHLIADKVAADATTEVSDGQVPAGKFGLDIGPKTIQLYSDIIAKAGTVVWNGPMGKFEDEPFAKGTKSIGEAMAANQNAVTVVGGGETAEAVEQFGLDSQMTHVSTGGGAFLEYVEGTPFAALDQIDDQ